A DNA window from Bubalus bubalis isolate 160015118507 breed Murrah chromosome 20, NDDB_SH_1, whole genome shotgun sequence contains the following coding sequences:
- the LOC102403696 gene encoding myeloid-associated differentiation marker-like translates to MCCLLRLPQLFCTCMAFSLVVDMGILRGAVGNWSMSMWCLCFAMTLIISIVELCKLQSHFPFFWYNLPIIYTCYAALLCLSAFIIYATTHVHFLPYGPYRDRAIVATAFSCVASIFYAMEVACSWQYYELSEIPCYVHTMPGLLKVLETFVAYLIFEFLSHTSLYLHQPALEWCVAMYSICFFPAALTILGKLAEWKYRPPVTVPIFQFLLTLLSVLLYVSTLVLWLLYQFNEKFGGQPQQSNYMDCINGLTYYICTWNEELAVAVLTALNLLIYVADLVYWARQFSVGTED, encoded by the coding sequence ATGTGTTGCCTCCTCCGCCTGCCGCAGCTCTTCTGTACCTGCATGGCCTTCTCCCTCGTGGTCGACATGGGCATCCTGAGGGGGGCCGTAGGTAACTGGTCCATGTCCATGTGGTGCTTATGTTTTGCCATGACTCTCATCATCTCCATTGTAGAGCTGTGTAAGCTCCAGTCccactttcctttcttctggtACAACTTACCCATCATCTACACCTGCTACGctgccctcctctgcctctcGGCCTTCATCATCTATGCCACCACTCATGTCCATTTCCTGCCTTATGGCCCTTACCGGGACCGAGCCATCGTGGCCACTGCATTCTCCTGTGTTGCTTCTATATTTTATGCCATGGAAGTGGCCTGCTCATGGCAGTACTATGAGCTCAGTGAGATCCCCTGCTATGTGCACACCATGCCAGGCCTACTAAAAGTGCTGGAGACCTTTGTGGCCTATCTCATCTTCGAATTCCTTAGCCACACCTCCCTGTACCTGCACCAGCCAGCCCTGGAGTGGTGCGTGGCCATGTACTCCATCTGCTTCTTCCCAGCAGCCCTGACCATCCTGGGGAAGCTGGCTGAATGGAAATACAGGCCGCCTGTGACTGTCCCCATTTTCCAGTTTTTGCTGACCCTGCTCTCTGTCCTCCTCTATGTCAGCACTCTGGTCCTCTGGCTGCTCTACCAGTTCAATGAGAAGTTTGGCGGGCAGCCTCAGCAATCCAATTATATGGACTGTATCAATGGGCTCACCTATTACATTTGCACCTGGAATGAGGAACTGGCTGTGGCTGTCCTGACAGCCCTCAACCTGCTGATATACGTGGCTGACCTGGTGTACTGGGCCCGCCAGTTTTCTGTAGGGACTGAGGATTAG